A region of the Candidatus Zixiibacteriota bacterium genome:
TATGGTATCTGAAGTCAGAGAGCTTGTCAGAGTGATCGGCGCTACCGTAGCATCTCCCGGGACGCTCAATGAGTTTCAGCAGACGGTTACAGGGCTGCACGATCTGACAGTGAGTTTGAATCAGCTCGTCGATAATTCGAAAGAGGATTATCAGCGGACTCTCGCGGCGGCAGAGAGAGCATCAAGAAGTCTCGATGATTTTATCAGCAGCAACAAGCCGAAGGCTGACAGTGCAATGACGAATTTCGCAGCCGCATCCGAGAAACTCGACAAACTGGCGGATAATCTCGATACACTCTCCACAAGCTTGCAGACGTTTGTTGATAAGCTAAACTCTGACGAGGGTTCGCTCGGGCTGCTGGCCTCCGACATGACTCTCTATCAGGACGTCAAGAGAGCAATCCGAGAGGTGGACAAGCTCGTTGGGGATATACGGGCTAATCCTAAGAAGTATTTGAAGATGGAGTTCAAACTGTTCTGATGAACAAGATCAAATTCGCATTCGGAATACACAACCATCAGCCGGTCGGGAATTTCCAGTCGGTCTTCCAGGATGCATTCGATAAATCATATTACCCATTTCTGCAACTGCTGGAGCAATATTCGAAAATACGCGTCTCAATTCACTTTTCCGGGATTCTTCTGAAGTGGATTGAAGACAACAGGCCGGAAG
Encoded here:
- a CDS encoding MCE family protein translates to MSKGRTELKVGIAVFMAIVIFFGGIIWFKGYSFRQRFQTIQLSFNDVGALGAGDPLAVSGVNMGKVKAIELASGRVVVSCLIDESVFLGEDATFSVKNIGLMGERFVAVSAGTSSVPLDLTRIHEGRYDTGIPEVMGMMGDMVSEVRELVRVIGATVASPGTLNEFQQTVTGLHDLTVSLNQLVDNSKEDYQRTLAAAERASRSLDDFISSNKPKADSAMTNFAAASEKLDKLADNLDTLSTSLQTFVDKLNSDEGSLGLLASDMTLYQDVKRAIREVDKLVGDIRANPKKYLKMEFKLF